The genomic interval TTGATATAATTCCTTTATTTCAGCTTTCATTAATTGCAAATCGCCTACTCGATCTCCAACATAGATAATCGTCCCATATTTTTTTAGAAACTGCTGTACATCGTAAATTGTTTGCATGGTACCCCTCGATTTCATACATAATACACTTACTGCAAAGGTTTGCATAAAGTGATAGATTAATCGTTTTCAAATTAAGTATATCGGAAATGAACTGTTTCCTCAACAGCAGATTCATTTCCCCTATTAGAATATTTTTTAAACGATTTAATCAAGATATCTATTTATCCAATTTAAGTCTAAACTACTTCTTTTATCATATTTCTTTTATCTTTTCATATATTTAAAGAAGTGTATAGAAGACAGGCTAAATAAATTAATACTCATTTATTATTTCCATTAGATGGAGCGGTGAAATTAATGAAAAAAGATTTTGTTCGTTTAAGTGTTTCCCTTATTATTCTTGTAGCTATTTTTTATATTTTCCAACAAAAACAGATTGCGAAGGAAAGTATAACTTATTTCCCAATTGATCCAACAGTGACCTTTCCTAAAGCAAACACAACTCTTACATTTAGTAAAAAAAGATTCGATGAGTATAGTATTCTCTGGCAAAGCAATTCTTCTATTAACAAGCGAGCCTATTTACGACAAGATATGAGCTTACTTTATGCAAATGGGAAATTAATAAGCACAATGGGAGAATGGAAACAACATACATTAGAACTTTCAGAAGAAAAGACAGTCGTTGAAAGAGAAAGCAACTTTTTCCAAGCAATTACCTTTCACTATGCCGAAATACATGATACGAGTGAACGAATATTCAGCTCACAAAAAATTTCGGCAGACAATCTATATGTTATTAACTCAAAGTTTGAAAATACACCATTATCTTTCCATACTCCGAATAATTTAGTAGAAAAAGATTGGGCAACAATGATGGATAAAGAAGCAGTAGATTTTGTTAATTACTCTCTTCACCAAGGATTAAAGAAATTTCATATTTCACAAGAGCAGTACGATACAAAATTATTACTGACAGATTTACCGAAATATAATGACACACCTCTTCCATCATTTTCAAAGGAACAAAGTGCAAAAATTATTGGACAGTTGACTGAAGGCCTTTATAAAAACTATTTCCTTGGAATTATAAAAGAAGATGGAACCATTATTGATCCCATCGGAAGTTCTATCCCTGTATTATTAATTAATGATAATCATCTTCTTATCTTATTTACAACAGAAGACGGAGAACCCATTGTTTTAAGACAGCAAATTTCTACTCTTTAATTTTATCCCATAATAGTAGATATTTTGGATTATTTTTATCTAATTCTATTGCTTTTTGCAAATATTCCCTAGCCTCTTCTACCTTTTGATTATATAAACTGACGATCGCTAAATTATAATATGCTTCATGAAAATTCGGATTTAATTTGATTGTCCTTTGTAGATTTTTTTCCGCTTCCATTAGTTCCTTTTTTTTCAGTTGAATATAAGAAAGGAAAAAATAATAGTCTGCGTTATTTTTAGATTCTATGGTTGTCAAAACTTCTTGAGCATGATCATATTTCTCCTCATTTATATAAGTATTGACCATTATTAATGCTGATTGATCCCGTATTTGTAAGGCACTTGAACTCGATGAATAACTAATTCCAACACAGACGAGCAATAAGGTAATAAGTAATGCACCAAGCTGGATTTTCCAGCTTTTTTTCTTTGGAAAATGAACGATTGCCGTTGCTAAAAAGCCACCTACTAAACCACCAATATGACCTGCGTTATCGATTCCTTGTATGGTAAAGCCAAAAATAAGATTAATAATAATGATAATAATAACATTCCAACCCATCACACGAAAAAAAAGGTTTGGAAATTGCCATGCAAAATAAAGAAGCGCTCCAAAGCATCCAAAAATGGCTCCACTTGCACCAGCTGATAAAGAAGGACTTAATAAATAACTCGCAAATACTCCGCTAAATCCAGCAAATAGATAAATAATAAAAAATCTACTGTTCCCAAAAATTTTCTCTATTAATGGGCCAATATAATAAAGAGCAATAGAATTCATTACTAAATGCAAAAAACCAATATGTAAAAAAATCGGTGTTATTAATCGCCACCATTCCCCATTTGCGATTAAATAATTCACTTTTGCTCCCCATTTAATTAATGTTTGGTTATTAGTGCTTCCGCCATTTACTTCCATTAAGAAAAACATAATAATTTGAATGCCAATAAACAGGTAGGAAATAAACGATTTCCCAAAATTCAGCAGCTGTCTTTCTTCTTTTTCATTTTGTTTTATCAGAGCAAAAATATCGTTTTGATAATTTTGAATTTGAATGTCACGTTCTTCCTCTGTATCAGGAATGGCATTTAAGTCTGATATTTTACGTCCTGCGATGTCCCATTCTTGAACAGATCGATCGAGAAGAACTGTATTTATTAGTACTTTTTTATCAGTACTTATATATGGCTGATTTACTAAATGTTCAAAGGAATCTACAGGAGGAAAGGCTGTAATATAAATACTCTCCAATTTAAGTGAGCGATTACGCAAGGTACTTCTTATTTTTTCTGCATTTAATGCTGTTCTTTCTATATCACGACTTAACCAATTACTCCAATCAAGATTCATTTGAAATAATCGAATAATTGGGGTTTTCTTTCTATCATCTTGACTTTCCAACCAAATTTCTTGTTTATTTTCTGATAAATAAATTAATTTATAATGGCATTTCATTATTAAAAAATGGATTATTCTCCAATATTTATACGGTTCTATCTCCATCTTTTTTCTCCCTACTCTCCAAACTCATACAAAATAGTTTCTCTTCTTATTCTACTAACTCCTTAACAATACAACAAATCATATGTATTTTCTTTTTTTGCATAAACCTTACTAAAAATTCTGCATTTTCAACAACTAGAAAAGCTTATCCTATGATATATAGAAGTAAAACTTAGTAAAATCATCGCATGCGATATTTTAATTATAAGTGGTTAACTAAATATTATGAGGAAAGTCATTTATAAAATTATAAAAGCTAATGCCTTTATACAAATGACAGAAAAGGAAAAACTAAATACCTTGTGTGACTAAAATCCAATCCACAAGGTATTTAGACTGTTTTTTGAAAGCTATTGATAAATCGTATTACTAGAGCGTCCAAACACGGAATTCATCATCGTTCTTTTTACACTTGGAATACTCATTAATATTCTTACTGCATATTTCCGAATAAATGGATTTCTCAATACGGAATTTATGACACGATACCGTTTTTGAAATAAAAAATATCCACCTAAGGCAATTAGTAAAATGGAGAATACTCTTGACATTTTTCCATCCCTCCTAATTATAGTTTGGTGATTATATTATTTTTTATCCGTATAGTCTAATGTGAAAATATTCCCGTATTTATCATAATGTAAACGGAATTTACGGAACATTATAAATGAAGAATAAGATAACCAAATGCCGCAAAAAAACCAGATAGAACATTCACCATATCATTGTTAAAAAATGTATAACCTTTAATTTTCCCTACAGTCTTATGACATACCATTCTTGTTTCCACAATTTTCCCACAAACTGGACATTGATACTCTACCTGTATATATGCACCTAAAAGGGTATCCAACACATTCCCTAAAAAGCCAAAAAGAAAAATGAGGAAAAATCCCCAAAGCTGAATAGGAAATAATAAGGTAGTTATCAAGGCAATCAATAATGAACCCGCTAATCCTGCAACCGTCCCTAATATGCTAACAGCTCCAGATGTTCCTGTTTCTGCTTCCTTAAAGTTCCGAATAGATAAGGGTCTTTTCTTACTTAATGATCCAATTTCAGAAGCCCAAGTATCTGAATTAGCAGCTGCAAGCAAAATAGCGAAAACCGTAATCCACATAGACTCTTTTGTTATATAATAAATAACACCTACAATGGCAGCTAATGCTCCATTTGCCATTACTTGTAACCAATCCCTAGTTGACCCTTTTTGTGTTTTTTTCTCCATTGTTTTTTTGGTTTTGCTTTTGTACTTAGAAAGCATACTTGAGGACACAAAAAAAGCCCCCAAAACAATTAATCCCTTATAGCCAAATCCAATAGCAATCCCCATACCAACAAAGAAAGCTGCGATTGCACCACTCTTCGTTAAAGACCGACGCTTGTATGAGTAGAAAGAAACAAAAAAAATTATAATTGCATACATTAAACTACTCATTTGTAACTATTATCCCTTCATTTGTAATTATTTTCTCCACAGCTAAATCGTGTTTTTGCAATGGTATTTCTTCTTGAAGCTGCATGGAGAAGGCTAATGATATGGTTTCTCCATTATAACTTTGTAAAAATCGGTCGTAATATCCTCCACCAAATCCCAATCGGTATCCATTCTTCGTAAAGGCTAGTCCTGGAACAAGGAGTAAATCGATTTCTTCTGGCTCTGTTGGTTTTGTTTTTTCCATTATAGGTTCAAACAGATTGCTATAAACAGATTCAAGGTGATTAAATTGCTCTAATTTACGAAAAAGCATTTGTTTAGTTTCAGGAATACATTTTGGGATACTTACCTGCTTTCCGAGTTGCCAACACTTACGTATTATTTGGTATGTATCAACCTCAGGAAATTTGGAAATGGTAATGCCTATATGAGAAGCAGAAGTAAATGAAGCATGTTTATATAGTTGAAGAGCTATCTGATATGACATATGCTCATATTGAGGCTTACTGATTGTTTGTAGTTGTTTTATCATATTTGTTCTGAACTGTTTCTTTTCCTGCATTTTATGTATACACCATCCTTACCTTCTGTTTTTGAATATGAAAAAAACAGAAGGGAGATATCCCTTCTGCTTATTTTGTTTCACGATGAACGGTAGTACGTTTTTCTCTTGAGCAATATTTTTTTAGCTCAAGACGATCTGGATTATTTCGTTTATTTTTTTTAGAAATGTAGTTACGATCACCACATTCAGTGCAAGCTAACGTAATGTTTACACGCATGGTTTATTTCCCTCCAAACTATAGGTTGCTAGTTCGTGCATACGACTTTTA from Niallia sp. FSL W8-0635 carries:
- a CDS encoding YqgQ family protein, which produces MQTIYDVQQFLKKYGTIIYVGDRVGDLQLMKAEIKELYQSQLIRELEFDSAMRLLNQEIQFLTENRGN
- a CDS encoding rhomboid family intramembrane serine protease, which translates into the protein MEIEPYKYWRIIHFLIMKCHYKLIYLSENKQEIWLESQDDRKKTPIIRLFQMNLDWSNWLSRDIERTALNAEKIRSTLRNRSLKLESIYITAFPPVDSFEHLVNQPYISTDKKVLINTVLLDRSVQEWDIAGRKISDLNAIPDTEEERDIQIQNYQNDIFALIKQNEKEERQLLNFGKSFISYLFIGIQIIMFFLMEVNGGSTNNQTLIKWGAKVNYLIANGEWWRLITPIFLHIGFLHLVMNSIALYYIGPLIEKIFGNSRFFIIYLFAGFSGVFASYLLSPSLSAGASGAIFGCFGALLYFAWQFPNLFFRVMGWNVIIIIIINLIFGFTIQGIDNAGHIGGLVGGFLATAIVHFPKKKSWKIQLGALLITLLLVCVGISYSSSSSALQIRDQSALIMVNTYINEEKYDHAQEVLTTIESKNNADYYFFLSYIQLKKKELMEAEKNLQRTIKLNPNFHEAYYNLAIVSLYNQKVEEAREYLQKAIELDKNNPKYLLLWDKIKE
- a CDS encoding DUF92 domain-containing protein, whose amino-acid sequence is MSSLMYAIIIFFVSFYSYKRRSLTKSGAIAAFFVGMGIAIGFGYKGLIVLGAFFVSSSMLSKYKSKTKKTMEKKTQKGSTRDWLQVMANGALAAIVGVIYYITKESMWITVFAILLAAANSDTWASEIGSLSKKRPLSIRNFKEAETGTSGAVSILGTVAGLAGSLLIALITTLLFPIQLWGFFLIFLFGFLGNVLDTLLGAYIQVEYQCPVCGKIVETRMVCHKTVGKIKGYTFFNNDMVNVLSGFFAAFGYLILHL
- a CDS encoding 5-formyltetrahydrofolate cyclo-ligase; amino-acid sequence: MQEKKQFRTNMIKQLQTISKPQYEHMSYQIALQLYKHASFTSASHIGITISKFPEVDTYQIIRKCWQLGKQVSIPKCIPETKQMLFRKLEQFNHLESVYSNLFEPIMEKTKPTEPEEIDLLLVPGLAFTKNGYRLGFGGGYYDRFLQSYNGETISLAFSMQLQEEIPLQKHDLAVEKIITNEGIIVTNE
- the rpmG gene encoding 50S ribosomal protein L33, which gives rise to MRVNITLACTECGDRNYISKKNKRNNPDRLELKKYCSREKRTTVHRETK